From a region of the Gavia stellata isolate bGavSte3 chromosome 32, bGavSte3.hap2, whole genome shotgun sequence genome:
- the LOC104254068 gene encoding uncharacterized protein LOC104254068, which yields MSKETFFYVCNQLRPGLAPHSAHFHPTLPLEKRVAVALWHLATNVEYQTLSPLFGVGPSTVQTCVREVSYAVVLLLKPLYLRLPNEKELENMVRIFRTRWGFPHCIGALDSLHIPIHPPLRLSADYCNGQGWHSILTQATVDGLGQFWDVSTAFPGSMENSAVLESSSLWVLAKEGRLCPNPPKHFMGKAQKYVLLGDATYPLQDWILKPYQEDENLTQRQLQFNYRLKRAHSVIENAFLRLKARWQILLKCDDCSLELLPTLVLACCILHNVCEAHDNPFNEEWLEGTEPTELPKPCQPAPAAMEDGRAEQVRELMCQYFESCGEG from the coding sequence ATGTCCAAGGAGACCTTCTTCTACGTCTGCAACCAGCTGCGGCCTGGGCTGGCTCCGCACAGCGCCCACTTCCACCCCACCCTGCCCCTGGAGAAGAGGGTGGCCGTGGCTCTGTGGCACTTGGCCACCAATGTGGAGTACCAGACTCTCAGCCCGCTCTTTGGCGTGGGGCCCTCCACGGTGCAGACGTGTGTCCGGGAGGTGAGCTACGCTGTCGTCTTGCTGCTGAAGCCCCTCTACCTCCGGTTGCCCAACGAGAAGGAGCTGGAGAACATGGTGCGCATCTTCCGCACGCGCTGGGGCTTCCCACACTGCATCGGTGCCCTGGACAGCCTTCACATCCCCATCCACCCGCCCCTGCGCCTCAGCGCCGACTACTGCAACGGCCAGGGCTGGCACTCCATCCTGACGCAGGCCACCGTGGATGGGCTGGGCCAGTTCTGGGACGTCTCCACTGCCTTCCCCGGCAGCATGGAGAACAGTGCGGTCCTGGAGAGCTCCAGCCTGTGGGTGCTGGCCAAGGAGGGCCGGCTGTGCCCCAACCCTCCCAAGCACTTCATGGGGAAGGCGCAGAAGTACGTGCTGCTGGGCGATGCCACCTACCCCTTGCAGGACTGGATCCTCAAGCCCTACCAGGAGGACGAGAACCTCACCCAGCGGCAGCTGCAGTTCAACTACCGCCTGAAGCGGGCACACAGCGTGATCGAGAACGCCTTCCTGCGCCTGAAGGCGCGCTGGCAGATCCTCCTGAAGTGCGATGActgcagcctggagctgctgcccaCCCTCGTCCTCGCCTGCTGCATCCTGCACAACGTCTGTGAAGCCCACGACAACCCCTTCAACGAGGAGTGGCTGGAGGGCACTGAGCCGACCGAGCTGCCCAAGCCCTGCCAGCCTGCACCCGCCGCCATGGAGGATGGCCGGGCTGAACAAGTGCGCGAGCTGATGTGCCAGTACTTCGAGAGCTGCGGGGAGGGCTGA